Below is a window of Thermodesulfobium sp. 4217-1 DNA.
CTCTTTGGAGTATGGGGAGCTACTTATTGGATACCTGCAATAGTTGAAACCCTTGCAAAATCTTCAGGAGTTCCTGAAAGCGCGATCCACGGCAGAGTGTTTCTCGCAATTACGCTGCTAAACGTTGGCGCGATAATCGGCGCACTATCTTTTTGGCCAATCGCGAACAAGTTTGGCAGGAAGGGAGCATTTTTATTATATTTTCTCACAGGGCTTATATTGATACCACCTATTTATATAAACGCCAAAGACTTTAATCTATTTCTCTTGTTAGTGCCTGTGATTGGTTTTATCGGTAATGGCGTATTTTCAGGATTCCCCGTGTACCTTCCAGAGCTATTCCCCACTAAGATGAGGGCTACCGCTCAAACCACATGTTACAACGGTGCAAGGCTGATAACAATACTCAGCCCTCTTTTTACAGGACTACTCATTGGATTTTATCACGGTAACTTCTCTTATGCAGCAGCCACAATAATGGCAGTATACGTAATAGGTCTAATTACACTTATATTTGCGCCAGAAACCAAGGGAAGGACCCTGCCAGAATAGCTACCTGCCATATTTCTCATTGCATCTTCTCAGGCAATTAGAAAGCTCTAATTCGCAATCGTTCTTGCAGCTTTCGCGCTCATCAATGGGCGCAAAGCTGCAGATTGTTCTGCAGTTCCAATGAAGATGACAGCCCATTTGACACCTATCGTATTCACTTGATGTAACAGTAAAAAAATTATTTGCAGAATTTCTAACAGAGTTAATCTGAAAAAGAAAAAAGGCAATTACAATTGATAAAATAAATATCAATATAAACAATGCAATATTTGCTGGTTTCAACTTAGTGCCCCCTTAATTCTTTACGCTATTAGATTTTAACACAAAACTTTAGAAACTTAATATAACAACATACTTATTATTCAGCATTTCTCCTACAATCTTGGAGGATTTGGTATACAAAAATAGATAATTATTTTATAAAACATTTATTTTTTATTAACTTTAATGTGTGCTACAATTTACACCAAAACCTTAATGTTTTAAGGTAAAAATGTAAATTGGAGGAGAAAAATGAAAAAAATCGCTATCTTATCATGTCAACTGATTAGGAGTCAAAATCTTTGTCCTGCCGACACGAAGTGTTTGACAGCCCTAATGAGAAGAGAAGGTTGGTTTGATAGGTATAAGGATGAAGAGGCACACCTTCTTGGCATAATGGATTGTGGAGGATGCAGCGGCGACAGAGTAGTCTGTGCACTTACTCTATTAAAAATGCAGCTTGACGCATTAAAAGAAGGTATTGACACGCTGTTTATAGCTACATGTATTATGAATTTTTGTCCTTATAGAGATGAAATAATAGCTACTGCAAAAGAAAAATCAGGAGTAGAAGTGATTGTGGGAACACACAAATATGCGCTCCCACAAATCTTTAAAAGTTCAACCTAAAACCTACCCCTGATTTATTTACACTATCAAACAAATTTTTTAAATAAGCGCCCTATCAAACAATTAAATTTGTTGGGCTTAGATTCTTTTTTTTCAGAATCAGAACCTTTTACTTTGCCAAGTATTACGTCGATAATTTTTGTTAAAAGTCCAATTTTAAATTTGTATCCTCCCAGATCCGCTATAATTCTCTTTGAGGAATTAAGTGAGTCGGAAAAAAAGCCAATAATACTGTCGATTTTCGATAAAATGGATATAGAATTGTCCGACAGGCCCTCAAAAGACTTTTTAAGTTCAGGATACAATTCATCAGAAAATTTTCTAAAGGAGTTAATAGTATCCCTTGTTTCAACCAAAACCTGATCAAGCGTTGTAACTGACCTTTTCAATTCTTTAATTAGGGCCACAATATTAAAAATCCACCAACCTATTAACCCTACTAAAATAGCTGCAAGTATAAAGATAAGAAATTGAAATAGACTCATCATTCAACCTTCGATGGCTTTTCTTCTTGTACTGTCGCAGTGTTTTGCTTATCATCTTCGGGTTTATTGTCTTTTGTCTGAGAAGTAGTATTGTCATCTTCCCCCAAAAATTCACTGAAATCATCGTCAATTTCAGTATTCACCAGGTCCTCAGCCTCTCTTGCGCTCTTTAAAATATCGTTAACAGAATCTATTTTCTCTTGAATCACTTGCTTTGCCTTTGTAGCCCATTGACCAGAAACACCAGAAAGATCAGACATAACATCTTCTGCCTGATCCCTGAGCTTCGTTAGCTCATCAACAATATAGGTTCTGGTTTCTTCGCCAGACTTTGGTGCAACAAACAGACCTGCCACAGAACCAACTATTGCTCCAAAAAGCAAACCCAAGGTAAAACTCGCCATATTATTAGAATTTTTCATCTTACAACCTCCTTTCAAGGTTTATAAACATATATTATAATTTATTATCATGAAATACATAAGAGGAATATTTGCATTTATATATATGATATTCAGTACTTTCACAATAATATTATATTCACTATATTTACACAGGTATCCAAAAATAAAAAGAGTCTCATTTGCAGCCGCTGCTCCAAAGTATTGGTTTGCCCCTCTTTTTTTTATACTTGGAATAAAGGTTAAATTAACGATAAAAGAAGAGCTCCCCCCTTCTCCTGTGTTATTTTTTTCAACCCATAGAGGAAACTTAGATATCCCCCTTCTCTCTTCTACCCTGCCTGGAGGCGTAACATATCTTTCAAAAGAGGAGCTTTTTTCTCTGCCAATCCTAAATATCATATTACACACAATAGGCTCTATTCCCATAAAAAGAGAAAACGCAAAAAACGCCATAGAATCTTTAAAGGAAACTGCCAAGCTATTAAGGGACAATATAAACGTAGTAATTTTTCCAGAAGGGACCAGAACAGTTGACGGCAAGATTGGAACCATAAAAAGAGGAGGACTAATCCTGGCAAAGAACTCAAATATCCCGATTGTGCCCGTAATTATAAAAGATGGATTCAAAGTTTACCCAAAAAAAAGTTTTTTCCCAAATTCTGGCACAGTAGAGATAATTGTTGAGAAGCCGATTTTGCCTGAAAGATATACGTCAAAGGAACTTGCCAACATCATTAGCCAAACCTATAAATCACACATTGACGCATAAAAGGTGATATCATTTAGTTTAGTACGCCCTTAAAAAATAAACAAAAATTGTCAAGGGGGAATATCAATGAAAGTAAAAGACATTATGACTACTGATGTCCTGATAGTAGGAGATTCTGCTAATATATCAGATGCCATAGAGTTTATGAAAGAAAAGAGGGTCAGATCGCTAATAGTCGACAGACATAGTGACAAAGATAGCTATGGAATAGTGACAACAAGCGATATTGTTTTTAAGACTATTGGCAAGAAAGAAAACTTAAAATCGGTAAAAATTGAAAAAATAATGACTAAACCAGTCGTCTCTATTAGCTCAAGCTCAAGCCTTAAAAAGGCTGCAGACATGATGGCAAATTTAAAAGTTACGCATCTTCCTGTAATAGACAAAAATCAGTTAGTTGGGATAATATCCAATATTGATATATTATATAATTTATAAATATTTATATAGCATTAAACTACTTGGCTGATTCTTTTTGGCTCAAATCTCCTAAACATTAGACCAATGATAATGCCAGAGGAAAAGCCCGTAATATGTGCAAAAAACGCTACATTCGTTGTCTGAGCAAAAAGCCCGATAAACGCTGAGACATCCTGTCCTACAAACCACAATATAAGCCATGCAAAAGCGGGCAAAGAAAATATGAGAGGGATAAACCCTAACAATAAGAGAGTCTTGATTTTTGCACGAGGGAAAAAAATTAAATAAGCGCCCAAAACTCCCGAGATAGAACCTGACGCACCAATTATACCAGCATTGGTGCTCATAAATGTCGCTTGACCAATGGCAGCAAGGGCACCAAACAAGAGATAGAAAAACAAGAACTTAAAATGACCCAACTTGTCCTCTACGTTATTGCCAAATACGTGCAAAAACCACATATTTCCGAAAATGTGTAAAAAATTAGCGTGTAAAAATTGATATGTAATCAAATTTATACTTATAGAGTCGCTTGATAATTTATATGAAAAAAGACTATTTAGCATGTGACCGCTAATGTTGTCCAAAACAAAAACTATACAGTTTATCATAATCAAAATGTATGTTATCCATGGAAATGACCAAGAATATACATTATCCCACAAAGGAAACATTTATTGCCTCCAGATTAAATTTAGTCAAAAGGTGTATATTGAATATGATGATCTTTGATTACAAATACACCAAAATCTTTAAAAACAATCTTAGTTTCGGAAGTATTGTCAATTCTATGAAGTCTATAAATAAGTGACCTTACTACTCGATCCACCAAACTTTTTGAAAGATTTTCTTTAAGCGAAACAAGGTTAACCAGATCAGACCTTAGCATCTCTGTGTCTAAGTCAAACTCATCAGATATATCGACAAAGAAAACTCTCGATCTTCCTTCGAAAGTCTGCTTCAAAGAAAAGGTTCCAAGGCCCTTTATTCTAACTCTTTTGCCAAGAAGAACCTGATTTTTTATTGAGACTAAAAAGGTCTCAATTATCCTCCTTACCTTAGAAATACCAATTTCTTCATCGTTTGATATATCCCTTACAAGGTCTCTTTCTCTAATCTCAAACAACTTCAAAGACCTCCTTATAGCCTATTTGATACGATTAATCATATAACTTTATCAACTTTTATAAAACTACCAAAAGTTTTTAATAACCTTTGAACATAGTTCAAACTGATTTAGAGTGTAAAAGTGAAAAAACTTGACGCCCTCTTTAATCAATTCAGAACACTGTTCTGTAGCATATTCAATTCCAATTTTTCTCATATCTTCATGCGAAGAAGATCTTGCCATAGAATCTTCTAACTTTTTTGGAATCTCAACCTTACAAAATTTTGCGAATTCTTTTATCTTTTCGAAGTTTGCAATAGGAATAATACCAGGAACCAGAGTAATGTTTATTCCTCTTTTTAACACAAGATCTCTGTACCTTAAAAAATGTGAGTTATCAAAAAACATCTGACTTATAGCAAAATCAGCAAACTTCATTTTCTCAAGACAACAATCAAAGTCTTCTTCGTAACTCTTTGCCTGAGAGTGGCCTTCAGGGTAAAAGGCTACTCCTATAGAAAAGTGATCGAAGTACTCTCTAACATATTTTACAAGGTCAATTGCATGTTTAAATTCACCCTTATTAATATCAAAGTTTTTGTCATCTTTTGGCGGATCGCCCCTAAGTGCCAAAAGATTAAAGACTCCAAGCTCGTCATATTCCCTTATTAGGGAGTTAATCAAATCTTTCGTTGCGCCAATACAAGTTAAGTGTGGCATAACAGCAAATGCCTTAAGAGAGTTAACAAATTTAACAATTTCAAAAGTCTTGTTTTGCGTAGTTCCGCCAGCACCGTATGTTATTGAAGCAAACAGTGGTTTAAGATCTATATATTTTCTCATTATCTCCTTAAATTTCTCTTCTTGCTCTATCTCTTTTGGAGGGAAAAATTCAAGAGAAAAACCTGTATTTTCACTTTTGTACCTTTCTTTTATCCTCAAATTATTCTCCTTTCTTGGCCATAAGCCCTTTGCTAAAATAGTTAGATTTTATCATATAAATATAATTTTTTAAATTTTATATTTTTACTTATAACCAAAAATATTGCAGCTGTTAAAACTTTTTTTATATCAGCACTATAATAAAAATATCCTTTGTCTAAATAAAAATCGTACAAATGTTTTTAATAAGCTAATATTTAAACAAAAATATAAGATATTGGCTCAAAAAACACAAATTGTTAAAATATTTACCTCTTTATGCTCATTATAAAATATCAAAGATTTCTTCACCAAATAGTATATTTACATGCTATAATAATTGACAGTTAATTAAATTTAAGGAGGAATTACTTTGGATCAAATAACAAAAGATTCTAATCTTTTACAGGTTGTAAAAGACTTTCCTGAAACAATTCCAGTTTTCATGTCCTTTGGTTTAGGTTGCATAGGATGTGCCGTTGCAAAATATGAAACGGTTGAGCAAGGAGCAAACGGTCACGGCATAAACGCAGACGCTTTAGTAGAGGAATTAAATAAAACCGTTAACAAGAAAGTTGCAAAATAAATTTTAGGGCAGGTTTATCCTGCCCTTTTTTATAACCCCAGCTCTTTTGAGTACAGCAACATGCCAGCATGAGCGAGCTCAACAAATTCTTCTAATTCCATTGGCAAGTACTTACATATTAATATTTTTTCTCTATTTGCGCCCTTTGCAAAGCCCTTTTCATGAAACCTTCTGCAAATAAAGTCTGCGTTAATAGAGCTTAATTTTTTGTCTGGATGAATCAGAGCACTAGCAACCACAAGACCGCTTACTGCATCAGAGCAGACAATTGCAGCTTCATCAAATGATTCTATATCTTCAAGCCTGCTCTTTCTGTGAGCCAAAACTATATTGCAGACACCTTCTTCAAATCCGTTTTCATGAAGGATCTTTGAGCCAATTATCGCATGATTTTCAGGATCTTTTTCTGTCAACTCATAGTCAATATCGTGCATTAACCCAGCAGTTCTATATAAATCCATATTTCTGTCAAACTTCACGGCAATAGCCTCCATTACGGCTTCAACCGCAATGGAGTGCTTTATCATATAATCTTTTTTAAGATACTTCTTTAAAAGTTCAATATTTTGATCTCTGGAGTTCATCTGTCAAGCTCTGGATACAAAGGAAATTGTAGACAAAGCTCATCTACCCTTTTTTTAAGCTCATCCAATTTTTGTTCATTATCTCTAAAATCTATAGCATCTGACATTATGTTGCCGATTTCTATCATCTCTGGTTCTTTCATCCCCCTAGTAGTCAAGGCAGGCGTACCAACCCTTATGCCGCTTGCTTTCCATGGAGGCTCTGGATCAAATGGTATACTATTTTTGTTTACCGTGATGCCAATCTTAGCAAAAAGCGCCTCTGCATCTTTTCCTGATATATTTGACGCCCTCATATCTATCAGTATAAGGTGGTTGTCAGTGCCGCCGCTTACCAGTCTTAATCCTCTTGAGTTCATAGTTTCAGCCAAAGCTTTTGCGTTTTTCATTATCTGTTCGCCATATTTTTTAAAACCTGGAGTCATAGCCTCTTTAAATGCCACTGCCTTTGCAGCGATTATGTGCATCAAAGGTCCGCCCTGATTTCCAGGAAAAACGGATTTATCGATTCTATCTTTAAATTCTTCTTTGCAAAGTATAAATCCAGATCTTGGCCCCCTTAAAGTCTTATGGGTTGTAGACGTGACTACATCTGAACAAGGAACGGGTGATGGATGCAAACCTGTTGCAACCAGCCCAGCAATGTGAGCCATATCGACCATAAGAAGAGCACCAACCTCTTTTGCTATCTGAGAAAATTTCTCAAAATCTATCGTTCGAGGGTATGCGCTTGCTCCCGCAACAATAAGCTTAGGCTTGTTCTTCCTTGCTAAATCTAAAACCTCATCAAAATCGATAGTCTCAGTATCTTTTCTTACTCCGTAGTGAATCACATTAAACCACTTTCCAGAAACTGTTACCTGACTTCCGTGTGAAAGATGACCACCCTGATCGAGTCTCATGCCCATATATGTATCACCAGGATTTAAAAGTGCAAAATATACCGCAAGATTCGCTTGAGTTCCTGAATGTGGCTGTACATTTGCATGCTCTGCACCAAAAAGCTGTTTTGCCCTCTCTCTTGCCAGATTTTCAACAACGTCCACACATTCGCAGCCACCATAGTATCTCTTGCCAGGGAGTCCTTCTGCGTATTTGTTCGTCAAAACAGTACCCATCGCCTCAAGCACTGCTGGTGAAGTAAAGTTTTCTGAAGCAATAAGTTCCAAACCATTTCTCTGTCTGCCAACCTCACACATTACTGCTTTGAAAACTTCCTCGTCTGTCATCCTTAAAAAGTTAAGCAACTCGACAACCTCCTTAATTAACAATAAAAATTATTTCTTTAACAAAACTCTTCTTACCACATCTTTCGCAATGACTCCATCTCTTAATACCTCAAGTCCTTTTTCTATCTTTACAACAGTAGAAGAAGCAAGGTAAACAAGATCGCCTTTTATACTAAAATCTATCTGTTTCAATAGAGTTTTATCTATATCATCAATGGATAACGGATTGATTTTACCACTAATATTTGCACTTGTCCCTATAATTGGGAAGTTAACTTCTTCAAAAATCTTCATTATTACAGGATGAGAAACAACTCTTAGAGCGACAAAGCCATCACATGCAACTCTTTCAGAAAAGTTAAAATTAAAAAAAAGTCTCGATACTATAGTTAGAGGACCAGGCCAAAAGGTAGATGCAAGCCTCAGAAATATATTTTTATCAGTATAATTAAAATTGCCATTTTCAAGTAACCAGGTCAGCGAAGGGACAAAAACCGGAAAGCTTTTATCTGGCAACCTTTTTTTCACATCAAAGATACGCGCAGACACTTCTTCAGACCTTGCATCTCCAGTCAGAGCAAAAAGAGTATCTGTGGGGACTATGCCAATCTTACAATCTTTAATCTTATCAGCAACGCTTTCATTATTAAAACTCTTTTTCAATTCTAAGCCATCCACATTATATCTGTAGCAAAGGCAAAAAATGTATCAGGTTTATTTGCCTCACCAAAAATTTTTTCAGCTATTTTTTTTATCTCTTCAAGCTTTGAGTCGTCTAAAACAAAAAATAAAAATGTTTTTTCTTTAACCTCGTCTGCAGACATAATCTTTTCAATAGATTGAAAAAGTGATTCCTCTGAAAGAAGGGTAGATTTTCCAAAACCGCTGCAATCAGAAAAGGTAACGCAAGGTATTCCCAATCTTGCAAGATCTTGTAAGAATTCAGGCAATAGATCTTTATTATCAACGACCATAAAAGTGGCAACTTTGCTCAAATTTACCTCCAATCATCCTGATTTTATTAATTATAACCTCATTGTGTTCTATAGAAAGCTTTTAGTAGTAAAGGCGTTATCATAGTAGTAAGTATTGCAACCACAATTAACACAGAAAAGACCGATCTCGATAGAACAGTGCTCGTTAGCCCGATAGTTGCAACTATTATAGCCACTTCTCCTCTTGAAATCATACCCACGCCAACTCTCAAGGAATCCACAATGCTAAATCTGGTAACAAATGCCCCAAAACCACAGCCAATTATCTTTGTTAAAACCGCTATCAAGAATATTATCAAGGCATAAAAGTAAAGCCCGGCTTCTAAGCCGCCCTTTTCAACATACAGGCCTACACTGAAAAAAAATAAAGGCGCAAAAATTGAATAAGTTAGCGTACTCATCCTATCAGAAATTCTCTCGTTATATTCTGTAAAAGATACCATAGCACCAAGCAAATACGATCCAGTAATGGCAGCAAGCGAACCAAAGACCTCAGCAGACCAGGAATATATTATTATTAGAGCAATCGTACCAGCGACCAAGGGTTTTGATACCTTTAGCCTTGAAAAAAAATCCAAATAGCGCTTAAGAAAAAGTTTTGCTAAAAGTATGGCTACGAATAAATAGCCGAAAATTCTGAAGAGCAAAAAGAGGATGTTCCCCCTCCCAAGCTCAAATGCTATTACCAAAGACAAAATAATTATGCCTAAAACGTCATCAATAATAGCAGCTCCCAATATGGTCATGCCAACCTTACTTCTTAATTTCCCAAGCTCCATCAATGTCTGTGCAGAAATACTAACAGAGGTAGCTGTCAAAACTGCCCCAACGAAAACCGATTCTGAAATCCCAAAACCCGAATATAGCGAAAAGGCAGCTCCAAAAAAAAGAGGCAGTATCACCCCAAAGCTTGCAGAAGAAAAGGCAGCTAACCCAACCTTTTTCAATTCTTTTAGATCCGTCTGCAAACCAGCAAGAAACATTAGAAATATGACCCCTATTTCAGAAAATAAAGCTATAAATTCGTTCATATGAACAACATTTAATATTGCAGGACCAAATACAAGCCCCGCCAAAAGCTCGCCAAACACTGCAGGTTGGCCAAATTTCGCGCTTATATTCCCAGATAATTTTGATAAAAAAAGTATAAAAGCAAAAATTGGGAGAAAATTTAAAACAGCTTCTCTTTCCAGATAAACCTCCACTTATAGAGGAAATTTTTGTAAAATTGATCGCCTACAAAATAAAATAGGTAGCAAAAAACAAGAACTGTTCTAAAATCAAAGAAATACATCTCTCCAATATATTTAAACACAAGATAAATAAGTATGGAAAAAAATATATCTCCAAAAAAGATGCCAGCAAAAAAAGAAATAACCGAAAAAGCTATATATAAATATGGATAATAAGCGCCAGTGATGTTCATCACGAAATCAGAGAACATTTCTATATAGCCATAATGCGCTATATAACCA
It encodes the following:
- a CDS encoding YtxH domain-containing protein, whose translation is MKNSNNMASFTLGLLFGAIVGSVAGLFVAPKSGEETRTYIVDELTKLRDQAEDVMSDLSGVSGQWATKAKQVIQEKIDSVNDILKSAREAEDLVNTEIDDDFSEFLGEDDNTTSQTKDNKPEDDKQNTATVQEEKPSKVE
- a CDS encoding cation:proton antiporter → MEVYLEREAVLNFLPIFAFILFLSKLSGNISAKFGQPAVFGELLAGLVFGPAILNVVHMNEFIALFSEIGVIFLMFLAGLQTDLKELKKVGLAAFSSASFGVILPLFFGAAFSLYSGFGISESVFVGAVLTATSVSISAQTLMELGKLRSKVGMTILGAAIIDDVLGIIILSLVIAFELGRGNILFLLFRIFGYLFVAILLAKLFLKRYLDFFSRLKVSKPLVAGTIALIIIYSWSAEVFGSLAAITGSYLLGAMVSFTEYNERISDRMSTLTYSIFAPLFFFSVGLYVEKGGLEAGLYFYALIIFLIAVLTKIIGCGFGAFVTRFSIVDSLRVGVGMISRGEVAIIVATIGLTSTVLSRSVFSVLIVVAILTTMITPLLLKAFYRTQ
- a CDS encoding lysophospholipid acyltransferase family protein, with the protein product MIFSTFTIILYSLYLHRYPKIKRVSFAAAAPKYWFAPLFFILGIKVKLTIKEELPPSPVLFFSTHRGNLDIPLLSSTLPGGVTYLSKEELFSLPILNIILHTIGSIPIKRENAKNAIESLKETAKLLRDNINVVIFPEGTRTVDGKIGTIKRGGLILAKNSNIPIVPVIIKDGFKVYPKKSFFPNSGTVEIIVEKPILPERYTSKELANIISQTYKSHIDA
- a CDS encoding rhomboid family intramembrane serine protease, with amino-acid sequence MFPLWDNVYSWSFPWITYILIMINCIVFVLDNISGHMLNSLFSYKLSSDSISINLITYQFLHANFLHIFGNMWFLHVFGNNVEDKLGHFKFLFFYLLFGALAAIGQATFMSTNAGIIGASGSISGVLGAYLIFFPRAKIKTLLLLGFIPLIFSLPAFAWLILWFVGQDVSAFIGLFAQTTNVAFFAHITGFSSGIIIGLMFRRFEPKRISQVV
- a CDS encoding CGGC domain-containing protein, coding for MKKIAILSCQLIRSQNLCPADTKCLTALMRREGWFDRYKDEEAHLLGIMDCGGCSGDRVVCALTLLKMQLDALKEGIDTLFIATCIMNFCPYRDEIIATAKEKSGVEVIVGTHKYALPQIFKSST
- the metF gene encoding methylenetetrahydrofolate reductase [NAD(P)H] encodes the protein MRIKERYKSENTGFSLEFFPPKEIEQEEKFKEIMRKYIDLKPLFASITYGAGGTTQNKTFEIVKFVNSLKAFAVMPHLTCIGATKDLINSLIREYDELGVFNLLALRGDPPKDDKNFDINKGEFKHAIDLVKYVREYFDHFSIGVAFYPEGHSQAKSYEEDFDCCLEKMKFADFAISQMFFDNSHFLRYRDLVLKRGINITLVPGIIPIANFEKIKEFAKFCKVEIPKKLEDSMARSSSHEDMRKIGIEYATEQCSELIKEGVKFFHFYTLNQFELCSKVIKNFW
- a CDS encoding HU family DNA-binding protein, whose product is MFEIRERDLVRDISNDEEIGISKVRRIIETFLVSIKNQVLLGKRVRIKGLGTFSLKQTFEGRSRVFFVDISDEFDLDTEMLRSDLVNLVSLKENLSKSLVDRVVRSLIYRLHRIDNTSETKIVFKDFGVFVIKDHHIQYTPFD
- a CDS encoding L-threonylcarbamoyladenylate synthase, which codes for MKKSFNNESVADKIKDCKIGIVPTDTLFALTGDARSEEVSARIFDVKKRLPDKSFPVFVPSLTWLLENGNFNYTDKNIFLRLASTFWPGPLTIVSRLFFNFNFSERVACDGFVALRVVSHPVIMKIFEEVNFPIIGTSANISGKINPLSIDDIDKTLLKQIDFSIKGDLVYLASSTVVKIEKGLEVLRDGVIAKDVVRRVLLKK
- a CDS encoding HDIG domain-containing metalloprotein, which gives rise to MNSRDQNIELLKKYLKKDYMIKHSIAVEAVMEAIAVKFDRNMDLYRTAGLMHDIDYELTEKDPENHAIIGSKILHENGFEEGVCNIVLAHRKSRLEDIESFDEAAIVCSDAVSGLVVASALIHPDKKLSSINADFICRRFHEKGFAKGANREKILICKYLPMELEEFVELAHAGMLLYSKELGL
- the glyA gene encoding serine hydroxymethyltransferase, which translates into the protein MTDEEVFKAVMCEVGRQRNGLELIASENFTSPAVLEAMGTVLTNKYAEGLPGKRYYGGCECVDVVENLARERAKQLFGAEHANVQPHSGTQANLAVYFALLNPGDTYMGMRLDQGGHLSHGSQVTVSGKWFNVIHYGVRKDTETIDFDEVLDLARKNKPKLIVAGASAYPRTIDFEKFSQIAKEVGALLMVDMAHIAGLVATGLHPSPVPCSDVVTSTTHKTLRGPRSGFILCKEEFKDRIDKSVFPGNQGGPLMHIIAAKAVAFKEAMTPGFKKYGEQIMKNAKALAETMNSRGLRLVSGGTDNHLILIDMRASNISGKDAEALFAKIGITVNKNSIPFDPEPPWKASGIRVGTPALTTRGMKEPEMIEIGNIMSDAIDFRDNEQKLDELKKRVDELCLQFPLYPELDR
- a CDS encoding CBS domain-containing protein, translated to MKVKDIMTTDVLIVGDSANISDAIEFMKEKRVRSLIVDRHSDKDSYGIVTTSDIVFKTIGKKENLKSVKIEKIMTKPVVSISSSSSLKKAADMMANLKVTHLPVIDKNQLVGIISNIDILYNL
- a CDS encoding DUF1858 domain-containing protein, coding for MDQITKDSNLLQVVKDFPETIPVFMSFGLGCIGCAVAKYETVEQGANGHGINADALVEELNKTVNKKVAK